From Fulvivirga lutea:
AGGGACCGAATGAGCATACTATTAAAAACATGCCATGATTGCATAGGAGCAGTTTCAATACAACCTGAAGACAATGAAAACTAAGTGCCTCTATTGTTATAAAGAAATTGATTCAGAAGGATTAAAAACTACTGCTGGCTCAAAAGGTTATCATGAAAAATGTAGCAAGAAATTCTTTGGCAATGTTGTTCCTCCAGTACTGGATTTTACTGAAGATGAAATTCTGGAGTTTGCTGAACAAGTGATCAAAAGTCAAAAAACGGTAACTGGTGTTCAACCCAAGTTATCACTTGGTCTATCAGAAAACTCCTCTTCCACTGAACGATTTACAATTGTAGGGTTAAGGGGTGAGTATATCTTAAAACCTCAGACGACTACTTTCAAGCATCTGCCAGAAATTGAAGATTTAACAATGCATCTGGCCGAAATGAGCAAAATAAAAACGGTAGAGCATTCTTTGATCAGGTTAAAATCTGGTCAATTGGCTTATATCACCAAAAGAGTAGATCGAAATAAAGGTGACAAGTTTCACATGGAAGACATGTGTCAACTAACAGAACGCTTGACTGAACACAAGTACAAAGGATCGTATGAACAAATAGCAAAAGTCATTCATAAGTATGCCGCCAATCCGGGGTTGAATGTAACAGACTTCTTCGAAATAGTATTGTTTAGTTTTCTTACAGGCAATAATGACATGCATTTGAAGAACTTTTCTTTACTCAAAAGAAACTCTGAATATAATTTATGTCCTGCTTATGATCTTC
This genomic window contains:
- a CDS encoding HipA domain-containing protein gives rise to the protein MKTKCLYCYKEIDSEGLKTTAGSKGYHEKCSKKFFGNVVPPVLDFTEDEILEFAEQVIKSQKTVTGVQPKLSLGLSENSSSTERFTIVGLRGEYILKPQTTTFKHLPEIEDLTMHLAEMSKIKTVEHSLIRLKSGQLAYITKRVDRNKGDKFHMEDMCQLTERLTEHKYKGSYEQIAKVIHKYAANPGLNVTDFFEIVLFSFLTGNNDMHLKNFSLLKRNSEYNLCPAYDLLASELVVEGDDEELALNLNGKKRKLKKKDFEIAMKGAGLDEKVIENIFKKYKKLFPKWAVFVNHSFLNDEMKEAYQELINRKAQQLELEN